A stretch of Deltaproteobacteria bacterium DNA encodes these proteins:
- a CDS encoding AAA family ATPase, with protein MADSNLFFFPPFRLDLENQVLWHEARIISLRPKTFAVLRYLVEHAGQLVTRAELRGAVWSATKVTSQVLRASLWELRHALGDTAAHPQFVETVSQQGWRFIAPLSFVSQVASPKSQIQSQTFSLAPSPQHLALMVVGRELELAQLHSWLAKAEQGERQLVFVTGEPGVGKTALIDAFLAQLGVRDWGLGAGDQKKQKTEGKNFPLLTLIPNAQHPTPLLWIAHGQCIEHYGPGEPYMPVLAALEHLCHARKDDALLDLLRRYAPLWLVQMPSLLEPAELADLQRRMAGTTRERMLREMATFLEILTVDTTLVLVLEDLHWSDPATVNLLAHLARCREPARLLILGTYRPVDLLTNGHPLHTLVQELQVHRQSSEIALTGLNGPAVEHYVRARFAGNVVPPQLGQMLHERTEGHPFFLVSLTDELVRQEVLRVEDGQVTWQGGLAQLQAWLPESVREFFAQRRARMTAEEEQVLMVASVAGLEFSSALAAEVLALDIATMEERCEGLVRRRQFLRRAGISAWPDGTEAARYGFEHALCQQLWHEQVTPTRHRQWHRQLGERLERAYGERAGERAAELAVHFAEGRDYPRAVRYLQLAGRNAVQRNAPAEAIRHFTQGLELLKILPATRERNRQEVALQIALGAPLGATKGVGAQEVEQAFSRARELCVQLGKGPELIPALWGLCWFSIGQGKPQVARELGEQLVSLTHKSQPALPRVLAYNALGAALFWTGDFPRAWFYLEQGIALYDPQQHRSPAYVTDLGVLCRCYTMFVLWTLGYPDQARSMARETLTMAHELSHAHSLAQTLCHTSIVRQLCREARSAQESAQRAMTLSTEQGFPLWSVTGIIVQAWTLAEQGQIEEGVARLHQALTAYGAINSSIIYPYFLGLFADAQRKAVRPEEGLAAVTEALARVEQTGARYYEAELWRLKGELLLAQAGQRVKDKG; from the coding sequence ATGGCAGACTCCAACCTCTTCTTCTTTCCTCCTTTTCGTCTTGATCTAGAGAATCAAGTCCTGTGGCATGAAGCCCGGATCATCTCACTGCGCCCCAAAACCTTCGCCGTGCTGCGCTACCTGGTGGAACATGCCGGACAGCTCGTGACCCGCGCGGAACTGCGCGGCGCGGTCTGGAGCGCAACGAAAGTCACTTCCCAGGTTCTACGCGCCAGTCTCTGGGAGTTACGCCACGCGCTGGGCGACACAGCTGCACATCCGCAGTTCGTCGAGACCGTCAGTCAGCAGGGCTGGCGGTTTATTGCTCCGCTCAGCTTTGTTTCGCAAGTCGCAAGTCCAAAGTCGCAAATCCAAAGTCAAACATTTTCCCTAGCCCCTAGCCCCCAACACCTAGCACTTATGGTGGTAGGTCGTGAGCTTGAACTGGCGCAGTTGCACAGCTGGTTGGCCAAAGCCGAGCAAGGAGAGCGTCAGCTCGTGTTCGTGACTGGGGAGCCCGGGGTCGGGAAGACGGCGCTCATCGATGCGTTTCTGGCGCAGCTGGGGGTTAGGGACTGGGGGCTAGGGGCTGGGGATCAGAAAAAGCAAAAGACAGAAGGCAAAAATTTTCCACTCTTAACCCTAATCCCCAACGCCCAACACCCAACACCCCTTCTTTGGATCGCTCACGGGCAATGCATTGAACACTACGGACCAGGCGAGCCCTACATGCCGGTGTTGGCGGCGCTGGAGCATCTTTGTCATGCGAGGAAAGACGATGCCTTACTGGACCTGTTGCGGCGGTATGCACCGCTGTGGCTGGTGCAGATGCCCTCGCTCCTGGAGCCCGCAGAACTGGCCGATCTCCAGCGGCGCATGGCGGGAACGACACGTGAGCGCATGTTGCGAGAGATGGCCACGTTCCTCGAAATCCTCACTGTTGACACCACGTTGGTGCTGGTGCTTGAAGACCTGCATTGGAGCGACCCAGCCACCGTGAACCTGTTGGCGCACCTGGCGCGGTGCCGCGAACCGGCGCGGCTGCTGATCCTGGGAACCTATCGTCCGGTTGACCTCCTCACGAACGGGCATCCGTTGCACACGCTCGTGCAGGAACTGCAGGTTCATAGACAGAGTAGCGAGATCGCCCTGACAGGCCTGAACGGTCCAGCCGTCGAGCACTACGTACGAGCGCGCTTTGCGGGCAATGTCGTGCCTCCTCAACTGGGGCAGATGCTTCATGAGCGAACGGAAGGGCATCCTTTTTTTCTGGTCTCCTTGACAGACGAGTTAGTGAGACAAGAGGTGCTTCGAGTCGAAGATGGGCAGGTCACTTGGCAGGGAGGGCTGGCGCAGCTCCAAGCGTGGCTCCCTGAGAGTGTGCGGGAGTTCTTTGCTCAGCGACGCGCCCGGATGACGGCGGAAGAGGAGCAGGTGTTGATGGTCGCCAGCGTGGCGGGGCTGGAGTTTTCATCGGCCTTGGCGGCGGAGGTGCTCGCGCTCGATATCGCTACCATGGAAGAGCGCTGTGAGGGTTTAGTGCGGCGGCGGCAGTTCCTGCGGCGGGCAGGCATCAGCGCCTGGCCGGACGGGACGGAGGCGGCGCGGTACGGATTTGAGCATGCGTTGTGCCAGCAGTTGTGGCACGAACAGGTCACCCCGACTCGCCATCGGCAGTGGCATCGGCAGTTGGGAGAGCGTCTAGAGCGGGCATATGGGGAGCGGGCGGGAGAGCGGGCGGCGGAGCTGGCCGTGCATTTCGCGGAGGGACGCGACTACCCACGAGCTGTGCGGTATTTACAACTCGCGGGAAGAAACGCTGTCCAACGCAATGCACCAGCGGAAGCGATCCGTCATTTCACTCAAGGACTCGAACTCCTCAAGATCCTCCCCGCTACTCGGGAGCGCAATCGACAAGAAGTGGCGTTGCAAATCGCTCTGGGCGCGCCGTTAGGTGCTACCAAAGGCGTAGGGGCTCAGGAAGTGGAGCAGGCGTTCTCACGAGCGCGGGAATTATGCGTACAGTTAGGAAAAGGTCCCGAACTGATTCCAGCACTCTGGGGGTTGTGTTGGTTTTCCATTGGACAGGGAAAGCCGCAGGTTGCGCGAGAGCTGGGCGAACAGCTCGTCAGTCTGACGCACAAGAGCCAGCCCGCGCTCCCTCGCGTGTTAGCGTACAATGCCCTTGGCGCCGCTCTGTTTTGGACTGGGGATTTTCCTCGCGCTTGGTTCTATCTCGAACAGGGAATTGCCCTCTACGATCCTCAACAGCATCGCTCTCCTGCTTACGTAACAGACCTAGGGGTCCTGTGCCGCTGTTACACTATGTTTGTCTTGTGGACGCTCGGCTATCCGGATCAGGCACGAAGTATGGCGCGAGAAACGTTGACCATGGCGCACGAGTTGTCTCATGCGCACAGTCTCGCACAGACCTTATGTCATACTTCTATTGTCCGTCAGCTCTGTCGAGAAGCACGTTCCGCCCAAGAGAGCGCACAGCGCGCAATGACGTTGTCAACCGAACAAGGGTTTCCGTTATGGTCCGTGACCGGCATCATCGTACAAGCGTGGACTCTTGCCGAACAGGGACAAATCGAAGAAGGAGTGGCGCGACTGCACCAAGCGCTGACTGCATACGGCGCGATCAATTCATCGATCATTTACCCATATTTTCTCGGTTTGTTCGCCGATGCACAGAGGAAAGCCGTACGACCAGAGGAGGGACTCGCTGCCGTGACCGAGGCCTTGGCGAGAGTCGAGCAGACGGGCGCACGGTATTATGAAGCGGAACTGTGGCGGTTGAAAGGCGAACTCTTGCTGGCGCAGGCAGGCCAAAGAGTAAAGGACAAAGGGTAG